In the Arachis ipaensis cultivar K30076 chromosome B04, Araip1.1, whole genome shotgun sequence genome, CTTTCTGAATGGCACCGTCTGAGACAGGGACTTACTTTTGGCGCACAAAGACTGACTGAAGGGTAGGCGAGTGATAGTTGGCATAGAATTCAACTTCCCAAGAGAGATTAGCTTCTCGCGGCTACCTCTTTAAGAATCTCCACTGTCTCATTTCAATACTGGGCACCACAAAGTCAACGAAGTGCGTTGGAAGAATGAGGAGGTACTCATTGTGGTAGTTTCTCTCTGCTAAGACGGGGAACATCCACTCACAATAGCGGTTACTGAATTGTGCAGAGTCTCGTGCGGGAAATTCCTTCTCTGCTTCATCAACTCAGATGATTCTCTTCACCCGCTTAGTAGGTGGCTTGACCCTCGAGGATGGTTGCGCCTTAGCCAGTGCTTTTTTGGTTCCCTTCTTTGCCGGTATCTTGTTAGAAgccttctcttttttctctcttgatggccatcctgaaaaaggaagagaaagaaggaaTATTAAATTTAGAGAGCTAAACACCGAAAGTAAGAAAGTGCAAGTGATGATGAATGCCAGAGAGAAAGAAAGtgtcttaaatacatggtagctacaacatgcaagtaagACACCAATTAAAATCATGAAGGCATGTCACTAACACTAGATACAAGAGggataaaagcatgcaagtaataagCATGAGAAGAATTGCTCAAGCATCCATAGCAACAATAATATTCACATGGAACAAAATAATGAGCACTTTTATGATAAAAATTAATGAGTACTAAGCTCAATACACATAGATTGCAAGGGTTGTGAAAAAGAAGCATTAAGGTGCAAGaataagatagaaaataaatcaaGATACTatgagagctttttcacaaacacttggagTGCAAATTAAAAATAGGAAGTAAGGTAATCAATCCAAGTGTATAGGGGACCCAAAATAAGATGCCAATTGTCAAAGTACACCTCATAACACAAACAAGCTAAGAAATAGCaaaataatcacccaaataaaattctaataccaaaataaaaatgcaagagaaaagaatgaaaaagaaattacaaATAACAAAACTAATACGCaattaaaataattgaaataTGCGAAtgtaagaaacaaaagaaaaattaaagagaagaagaaagtaagaaaagaaaccttgaaaagaagatgaaaaagggGAGATGAATGGGAGAAAGAATGagataagagaaaaagaaaggaaaggaaattGTGGCTGCCGGAGTTGGTGGTCCGACGGTGGTGGTGGAGGGGggaagagaaagaaggaagaagtagaaagaaagaaagaagaagagaagaattaggattagaaagagaaaagagggatTAAAGAGGAAGGGGGTCTGGGCGCGCTGAATTGAGTGATTCGGCGCttatgacgcgtgcgcatcgcccacgcgtacgcgtgggtaagcctaaatcgcagtgacgcgtaagcgtcggtcaTGCATACACGTGACTATTCATCGTGCCAGACGCACGATTCCAGCATAGTACCGGTACAACTCTCGGGTTATTTGTACCAGAGTGCGCCGAAAGGTCATACGACGCATGTGCGTCAGTCACGCCCACACGTGAGATGACGAAATTgctagtgacgcgtacgcgtggggtaggTTGTGCGCCAAGCACATCACCCGCATAGTTCCAGCACAACTCTCAGGAAAAATGTACCAGAGAGCGCCAGCATCCatatgatgcgtgcgcgtcggtgacGCTTACGTGTGGGAtgcttcattttttttaactcaGAACAAAAGGGAAACATGCTTATGTgaaaattaacaaagaaaattaatgaaATGAAtataagcaaataaataaaatagaaatataaaaaaaagaagatcataccatggtgggttgcctcccacctagcacttttctttaacgccCTTCAGTTGGATGGTCCATAGGCTCAGTCCTCTTCCTTTGCTGGATccttcaagaggaagatctccagctccttgttgttcttcacttttgcACCATGATAGAGCTTTAAACAGTGGCAATTGACTTTGTAGAAGGTAGGGCTTAAGGGGTGACTTAGGTGGACAACTCCATACGGTTTCACCTTCTCCACCATGTAGGGTCTATCCCACCTTGACCTCAGTTTGCCTGGCATAAACCTCAATCTTGTGTTGTAGAGAAGGACTTGATCCCCAGCTCTAAACTTTCTTCTCTTGATGTTCTTGTCATGTACCgccttcaccttttctttgtagagccttgagttctcatacgcTTCCAGTTGTAATTTCCTTTCAATTCCGGATTCTCCCAATCCTGAGTTGCATTCCTTCACAGCCCAGTAAGCTTTGTGTTCTACCTCAACcggaaggtgacaagcctttaGGTAGACTATACGGAACGGACTCAttccgatgggtgtcttgtaagctgtccgataagcccatagtgcatctccaaGCTTAGAGCTCCAGTCCCTTCGATGAGGTTTAACAATCTTCTCGAGTATGTGCTTGATCTCTctattagacacctcggcttgcccattggtttgaaGATGGTAAGCCGTCGCCACCTTGTGAATGATGCCATGTTTCTTCATCAAACCTGTCAttcttctgttacaaaaatgagagccttgatcactcacgattgctcgtggtaatCAAAAGCGATAAATAATATTAttcctaacaaaagaaacaaccatgttagcatcatcagtatggttaggaattgcttccacccatttagaaacataatcaacagctaacagaatgtataagaaaccattcgagtttggaaatggacccatgaagtcaataccccaaacataaaaaatttcacaaaacaacatgagttgttggggcatctcatccctcttggatatgtttcCAAACCTCTGGCATTGGTGgcaagagtcacagaaaatattagcatccttaaaaagtgtgGGTCACCAAAATccgcagtctaaaatttttcttgctgttctttgagggtcaaagtgtccaccactctctgaagagtggcatgcctctaaaattgactggattTCAGACTGTGGAACACACCTTCTGattatttggtcagcaccacatctctacaaatatgggtcatcccatatgtaataGTTGGACTCGCTCTTGAGATTGTCCTTTTGATGCCTAGAAAAAATTAGAGGAAAGGTGCGACTAACCAAAGAATTAGCTatgggtgcataccaaggaaccacctcagatattgcttgcaagctatcaagtagaaatgcatcattgataggagtggagtcacttttaatatgttctaggcgactcaagtggccTGCCACcaaattttgggaaccactcctatctttgatctctaaatcaaactcttgcaataacaatatccaacagattaaccttggtttagactctttcttAGCTAACAAATATTTCAAAGTCgcatggtctgaatatactaccacTTTGGTTCCAAGTAGATAAgcccggaatttatccaaagcaaaacaaTGGCTAATAGTtccttttcagtggtagtataattagactcgGCACTATCTAAAGTTTTAGAAGTATAAGCAATAATgtaaggatccttaccttcatgctgagccagcgccgctcctatcGCATAGTTAGATGCGTCGCACATGATCTCAAACGGCCTACTCCAGTcaggccctctcacaataggagcttgggTCAAAGCAATCTTCAGCTTGTCAAATGCTTCCATTTAGTTTTCACTCAAGTCAAACTCTACGTCTTTCTGCAGCAGATGGGAAAGCGGTAGCgcaaccttactgaagtccttgatataCCAGAAATAACATCAACCTTTGCAGGATCAACagatataccagtattagaaaagACAtggcctagaacaataccttattttaccataaaatgacatttttcaaaattaagtacaaggtttgaactagcaCATCTTTCTAATACTCTGACAAGATTATCCAAACAAAGGTCAAAGGAATCACCATAGACACTAAAGTCAttcataaatacttccatacaatgctcaagaagatctgagaagatactcatcatgcacctttgaaacgtagccggtgcattacataaaccaaaaggcattctcttatatgcatacgttccaaaggggcatgtaaaagttattttctcctgatcttctggAGCAATATGGATCTAAAAATAACCAGTATAACCATCTAGAAAGtaatagtgtgatttacctgacaggcgatcaagcatttgatcgatgaaaggtagtggatagtgatccttgcgagtggccaaGTTCAAGCtcctgtagtcaatgcacactCTCCAGGAATTTTGCACCCTTGTAGCCATGAGTTCCCCATTCTCATTTTCCTCTATTGTGACGCCAGACTTCTTCGAAACCACTTGTATTGGACTAACacattcactatccgagattggatagataaTGTCGGCTTCAAGCGGTTGGGTCACttcctttttcaaaacttccagaATTGTGGGCTTTAACCGCTTTTGAGGTTGAAGGATAGGCATGGCTCCCTCATCTAGAAAAATgcggtgctcacagacttgatggcttatacctactatgtccgccaaactccacccaatagctttcttgtttCTTCTCAGTACATTAAGcagttgctcctcttgttgggaagtaagcTTCTTTGCAATGATCACTGGGAGCTTTTGAttgtcttcaagataagcatacttgaggtgaggTGAAAGGGGCTTTAACTCCATGTTCAGCTCATGGCTTCGCACTTGATTATCCGAAACTACGAGAGGTGGCAACGTGTCTTCAGTATACTCAGGGGGCtcccccacacttgcaccttgaacCATGTTCTTCTCATCAACTGTcccttggtgaacttcagccacagtttcatcaataatatcaCATTGGAAGATGGAGTGGTCTTCTggtgggtgcttcatagctttatCAAagttgaaactcactgctcttccatctatctcaaaggagtaggtactcgagaaggcatccaatttaaaccGAGAGATCTTCAAGAACGGCCTTCCAAGAAAGATAGATGATGGTCTTCTTGAGTCATTAGGGAGCATCTCTGGAATGTAGAAATCAATAGGAAAAAtcagccccttaatgctcaccaagaCGTCTTCCGCAATACCAACCACtgagattatgcttttatctgccaacacAAAACGGGCTGTCGACCTTTTCAACGGTGGAAgcttcaaagcatcatatatagataaTGTCATAATGCTAACACAGGCACCTAAGTCATACATGCAATCAACAAACTATACGCCACCTATAGTGCAAGTAACCATACAAGGACCAGGATCACCACATTTCTCTAGTATAGCACCCATCAAAGCAGAAATCGAGCTacccaaaggaatagtttctaaatcatggatcttttccttattcatgcaaaaatcctttagaaacttagcatacttaggaacttgatgaatagcatcaaaaaggggaatagttactgatgagcgaatattttatacgctttttgacatcattttcatatagtttttagtagtttttatttagtttttattacgtTTTTATAGGTTCtagtgttaaatttacatttttggattctactatgagtttttatatttttggacaatttcaggtattttctggctgaaattgaggagatggagtagaagtctgattcagagacagagaaagcactacagatgctgtccaaatctgacctgcctgcatttggaagagcttctctggagctacagaagtctaaatggagcgttcttaatgggtatggaaagatgacttccagagctttccagaaatatatagtaGTCTAtattttgcttcggattagaaggcccaaaactggcatccaacaccAGCCATCTGAccagttctggcgtccagcgccaaaaaggGATTCCAAGCTGGAGTCCAATGCCCGAAAAGGTGTCAGGACTGAAGTTCAACGCCCAAGGAAGCCTAAGCACGTGGatttcatcaaagctcagcccaaacactcactaagtttgccccataagtggattttagcactaattaGACTGTTTTGCCATTACTAGTCATCTATTTAGGATTTAATGGATTATGTTTATGTAATTCGAACTGGACATCAGATCTTTTACACTATTTtcgagttttacattgtattttacttcagtatgactttctaaacctcctaggttgaggggaggagccctactaactcctatgaattaataaaagtattattgtttcttcttcgatccgtgtttgatctatctctaagatgtatatccgatcttcatcatggtgaataggatgatctaaccaattagctatgttcatcacattaagactaACGTTCCTGACAAACAcgcgtgtctacttgggttcgtgtgagtacctggaaaaaaagcacgagccaacagctaagtttatacatctctcagacggttaatccacgacgtcgttggggacttctcgagacaccagttcagtcgATTTCCATGGAAATTAGGGtcctgtggtataggctagaatccaaagaagcagcgttctctgacccaaaagattcgaccttgtctgtggcgctttgagtaggatcgccaagagaatgacttgctagagcttcaccctcccaAGAAAGAGacaactgtgcaacacctagtgtgccaaccTTCTCTTTCTGTGGAGAGCTCTGCAAAGCCCCCAAatatcaattctaagtttggtgttgggcagctctcaacaagctctaagcacaaaggtactaaaaagaaagtacctaaaggctagaggaacaagaaagttccaactgaaggcttctcacctagtatgagagttgtcttcac is a window encoding:
- the LOC107636644 gene encoding uncharacterized protein LOC107636644 codes for the protein MSPFRIVYLKACHLPVEVEHKAYWAVKECNSGLGESGIERKLQLEAYENSRLYKEKVKAVHDKNIKRRKFRAGDQVLLYNTRLRFMPGKLRSRWDRPYMVEKVKPYGVVHLSHPLSPTFYKVNCHCLKLYHGAKVKNNKELEIFLLKDPAKEED